From the genome of Papaver somniferum cultivar HN1 chromosome 2, ASM357369v1, whole genome shotgun sequence, one region includes:
- the LOC113350976 gene encoding cytochrome P450 71D8-like, translating into MHLQLGEVSAIVVSSPKVAEQIIKTHDLSFVDREELLTVKILTYGYKDVAFAPYGDYWRQMKKIFTLELLSARRVQSFRSLREKESAFGQKCEENEELLSLMNQVVNMASGFDIADIFPSLKFLHIISGMKPKLYHLFHKVDKILETIIRKHLEHRAAFKDHNIHEVKENLLDVLLRVQKLGEVDFPITNESIKAVMVEIFSAGTDTSSSTTKWAMSEMLKNPRVMAKAQAEVRRVMNIKGKIDESEL; encoded by the exons ATGCACTTACAACTTGGTGAGGTTTCTGCTATTGTCGTCTCTTCTCCAAAGGTTGCTGAACAGATTATAAAAACACATGACCTCAGTTTTGTGGATAGGGAGGAACTCCTTACTGTAAAGATTCTTACTTATGGTTACAAAGATGTAGCATTTGCTCCCTATGGTGACTACTGGAGGCAAATGAAAAAGATTTTCACGTTGGAACTCTTAAGTGCTAGACGTGTCCAGTCATTTCGTTCACTTCGAGAAAAAGAA TCAGCATTTGGTCAGAAatgtgaagaaaatgaagaactgTTATCACTGATGAATCAAGTAGTTAATATGGCAAGTGGTTTTGACATTGCAGATATATTCCCTTCACTGAAATTCCTTCACATAATCAGTGGTATGAAGCCCAAACTATATCACTTATTTCATAAAGTGGATAAAATCTTAGAAACAATTATCAGAAAACATTTGGAGCATAGGGCAGCGTTTAAGGATCATAACATCCATGAAGTGAAGGAAAATCTTTTAGATGTACTTCTACGAGTTCAAAAGCTAGGTGAAGTTGACTTTCCAATTACAAATGAGAGCATCAAAGCAGTCATGGTG GAGATTTTCTCTGCAGGAACAGATACATCATCAAGCACAACAAAATGGGCTATGTCAGAGATGCTGAAAAACCCAAGAGTTATGGCGAAGGCTCAAGCCGAGGTAAGGAGGGTCATGAACATAAAAGGAAAGATTGATGAAAGTGAATTATAA
- the LOC113353235 gene encoding F-box/LRR-repeat protein At3g26922-like, with protein sequence MENRKIVERDGMDQISNLSDDVLVIILSLVPTEQAVTTSFLSKRWKFLWNLLPELDFDYVSFCKSFGIVFEGNKKERFRGFLEFVDYVFTHHQVEHLQRLRFAFDIDRRKNYATDKNYASEVRRLVRVAMRRNCLTLELQFSNPATVSYPTYHGMRSLPPCISFPHRSFKYEGASCYLSINNAENLIEVEIQMVFNKPNEHMFLFKLLNNLSNVEVLKLGFRYLEVLDTNGGRSMLTPLCNLKHLSLKLLRLEREVLTFMCLLRNSPYLETLSIDLHSGNEDLEDMLLSVYSDGICTVMEPLLLPSDCVMHLTKIEIKNFQGSKVEMEFVKIMLQSSLCLKEMVICISSRYEYLKQRLKQLGEFLHKKKNAAVENILACTCASPNAQILIK encoded by the exons ATGGAGAATCGAAAAATTGTGGAAAGAGATGGTATGGATCAAATAAGTAACTTGTCAGATGATGTGTTAGTCATTATTCTATCACTTGTTCCAACTGAACAAGCTGTTACAACCAGTTTCTTGTCCAAGAGATGGAAGTTCTTATGGAATTTACTTCCTGAGCTAGACTTTGATTATGTTAGCTTTTGCAAAAGCTTCGGTATTGTGTTCGAGGGTAATAAAAAGGAGCGGTTTCGTGGGTTCCTTGAGTTTGTTGATTATGTATTTACCCATCATCAAGTTGAACATTTACAGAGGCTTCGCTTTGCATTTGACATTGACAGACGCAAAAACTATGCGACTGACAAAAACTATGCTTCTGAAGTTCGTAGGCTGGTCAGAGTTGCGATGAGACGTAACTGTTTGACACTTGAGTTACAATTTTCGAATCCTGCAACAGTGTCATACCCTACATACCATGGAATGCGCAGTTTGCCTCCGTGTATATCCTTTCCTCACCGTTCG TTCAAGTACGAAGGAGCATCATGTTACCTCTCTATTAACAATGCAGAAAATCTTATTGAAGTAGAAATCCAAATGGTTTTTAACAAACCTAATGAGCACATGTTTCTGTTCAAGTTACTAAACAATCTCAGTAATGTGGAAGTTCTAAAGCTAGGTTTCCGCTATCTCGAG GTTCTCGATACGAATGGTGGGAGAAGTATGCTAACTCCTCTTTGCAATTTGAAGCATTTATCTTTAAAATTATTGCGGCTTGAAAGAGAGGTTCTGACCTTCATGTGCTTGTTGAGGAATTCTCCTTATCTAGAAACTCTTTCAATAGATCTTCACAGCGGAAAT GAGGACTTGGAAGATATGCTTTTGTCAGTCTACAGTGATGGAATATGCACAGTTATGGAGCCACTTTTACTTCCTTCTGATTGTGTAATGCATCTTACGAAAATCGAGATTAAGAACTTTCAAGGCTCAAAAGTTGAAATGGAGTTTGTTAAGATTATGCTCCAGAGTTCATTATGCTTGAAGGAAATGGTTATTTGCATCAGCTCAAGATACGAGTATCTTAAGCAGAGACTGAAGCAGTTAGGTGAATTTTTGCACAAGAAAAAGAATGCTGCAGTTGAAAATATATTGGCGTGCACATGTGCGTCGCCGAATGCCCAAATATTAATCAAATAA
- the LOC113350977 gene encoding uncharacterized protein LOC113350977, protein MKKLDGHHKEWCEHIPNVLWSYRTTRRDATGMSPFCLTYGVEAVLPVEIILPTTRRQAWEKGLNSDLILAKLDDLEESKEFTLQHMVNYHQRLSREYNKRVKPRIFIPGDLVLREIPPYQKGSGGKLEPTWEGPYIVKRVVGNGAYELADCEGKDTEEEGNIIYGEIERQDRKLDHPWNPVYIKKYYP, encoded by the coding sequence ATGAAAAAGTTGGACGGTCATCATAAGGAATGGTGTGAACATATTCCAAACGTGCTATGGTCATATAGAACCACCAGGAGGGATGCAACGGGGATGTCACCCTTTTGTTTGACATATGGAGTTGAGGCAGTGCTACCTGTTGAAATCATCCTTCCGACCACGAGAAGACAAGCATGGGAGAAAGGGCTAAACTCGGATTTAATTCTAGCGAAATTAGACGACCTTGAGGAAAGCAAGGAATTCACATTACAACATATGGTAAATTATCATCAGAGGTTATCAAGGGAGTATAACAAAAGGGTAAAACCCCGGATCTTCATACCTGGAGATCTTGTGCTGCGAGAAATACCCCCATATCAGAAGGGATCAGGAGGAAAGCTAGAGCCTACGTGGGAAGGTCCTTATATCGTGAAAAGGGTAGTTGGCAATGGGGCATACGAGTTGGCGGACTGCGAAGGAAAAGACACAGAAGAAGAAGGGAACATAATATACGGCGAGATCGAGAGGCAAGACCGAAAATTGGATCACCCTTGGAATCCAGTATATATCAAGAAGTATTATCCGTGA
- the LOC113350978 gene encoding F-box/FBD/LRR-repeat protein At5g56420-like — translation MANKTRKIITLPDDVLVRILSLVPTEQAFLTSLLSKRWKFLWTSIPVLDFDYGRFSETFDDIALDDDDQKRRFLDFVQHVLFLHELEPLENLRLAFEISKFDDYISKVSMGFTSSSIFFFRVKCPESNLKCLVLQSCHGNDSLAFEHAFIHIPTLFQLKYQGVFTSSHLSISSSKNLIEVEVDISCSLTLHNQHQLTCKLLKDLQNVKSLALFSHNLEVLNMNGGIRLPTPFNNLKHLIVKLAKVDKELLGFVCLPRSSPYLETLALSIDFNYLVPKNEMLSAVYIMWTKKQSSKYIYFLLSV, via the exons ATGGCAAATAAAACTCGGAAAATTATAACTCTACCTGATGATGTTTTAGTCAGAATTCTATCTCTTGTTCCAACCGAACAAGCCTTTTTGACTAGCCTCTTATCCAAGAGATGGAAGTTCTTGTGGACTTCAATTCCGGTACTTGATTTTGATTATGGTCGCTTTTCTGAAACGTTTGATGATATCGCCTTGGATGATGATGATCAGAAGAGACGGTTTCTTGATTTTGTCCAACATGTTTTGTTTCTCCATGAACTTGAACCTTTAGAGAATCTACGATTAGCATTTGAAATTAGTAAATTTGATGATTATATCTCTAAGGTTTCTAT GGGTTTTACATCTAGTTCCATCTTCTTTTTTCGAGTTAAATGCCCCGAATCTAATCTTAAGTGCTTAGTGTTGCAATCTTGTCACGGCAATGATTCCCTTGCTTTTGAGCATGCCTTTATCCACATTCCAACTCTTTTTCAATTAAAGTACCAAGGGGTTTTCACATCAAGTCACCTATCTATTTCCAGTTCAAAGAATCTTATTGAAGTAGAAGTAGATATCTCTTGTAGTCTGACTCTGCATAATCAGCACCAGTTGACATGCAAGCTTCTAAAGGATCTCCAGAATGTTAAGTCTCTAGCACTATTTTCCCATAATCTCGAG GTTCTCAATATGAATGGTGGCATAAGATTGCCTACTCCCTTCAACAATTTAAAACATTTAATTGTAAAGCTAGCAAAGGTTGATAAAGAGCTACTGGGGTTTGTGTGTTTGCCAAGGAGTTCTCCTTATTTGGAAACTCTTGCTCTTTCCATAGACTTCAACTATTTG GTGCCCAAGAATGAAATGTTATCCGCAGTCTATATAATGTGGACGAAGAAACAGTCCAGCAAATACATTTACTTCCTCCTGAGTGTGTAG